From Heliangelus exortis chromosome W unlocalized genomic scaffold, bHelExo1.hap1 SUPER_W_unloc_2, whole genome shotgun sequence, the proteins below share one genomic window:
- the LOC139790562 gene encoding uncharacterized protein — MPLLGCQGLGKDWSDLRLLHAYLRHGSQTIRLRALEGLVALSGDPQMESSQVQELSLSLFGDTMKAVVGRDKAEMKEAIRGVVVSLFLHMNAESRSVAEASGKTLLICAKFLGWRKLKRVIKKGKNWMIGETLLKQDRSRVEDYVCFSLHYLWDSQAGVRMEAIRFIGEPQPLGTLFWQPGPSPQHCPGTRGSPVATLEVVWDGE; from the exons ATGcca ctgctgggctgccagggcctgggAAAGGATTGGAGTGACCTGCGCCTCCTCCACGCCTACCTGAGGCATGGCAGTCAGACAATCCGTCTGCGGGCACTCGAGGGCTTGGTGGCACTGTCAGGAGATCCGCAGATG gagtccagccaggtgcaagagctctccctcagcctcttcggGGACACGATGAAGGCTGTGGTGGGCAgagacaaggcagagatgaaggagGCGATACGCGGGGTCGTGGTCTcgctcttcctgcacatgaatgctgagagcaggagtgtggctgaG gcctctggcaaaaccctcctcatctgtgccaagttcctgggctggaggaagctcaagagggtgatcaagaaggggaagaactggatgattggagagactttg ctgaagcaggacaggagcagggtggaagaCTACGTGTGCTTCAGCCTGCACTACCTGTGGGACTCTCAGGCCGGCGTGAGAATGGAGGCCATCAGGTTCATaggtgagccacagcccctggggaccctcttctggcagcccggccccagcccccagcactgccctggcaccaggggcagccctgtggct ACACTGGAGGTTGTGTGGGATGGTGAGTAG